CCTGAAGCAGCACGAGCCTGATGCAGTGTGGTGAATCTCCAGTCGCTCCGGAATCGCTGCTGGGGCACCATCGTGCGGAGAACCGTGGTCATGCGGCGGGAGGCCGTTCGCCACGCCCATCCGACAAAGGAGCACATCCGCATGAAAAACTCTTCCGCCATCTATCCCAGCCTGGCCGGCAGGCACATCTTCATCACCGGGGGCAGTTCGGGGATCGGTGGCGACATGGTGGCCGCGTTCGCGCGACAGGGGGCCCGCGTGTCCTTCGTCGGACGCAGTGCCTCGTCGGCTGAGAAGGTCGTGCGCGCCTGTGAGGGTGCGGCGGTTCAACCGCACTTCATCCCCGTCGATCTCGCCGACGTGGACGCCTTGCGCGCCGCGTTCGGTGAAGCGATCGAGCGATCCGGTGACCTCGATGTCCTGGTGAACAATGCCGCCAACGACGAGCGCCACGCCTTCCTCGAGGTGACACCCGAGTACTTCGATCAGCGCGTGGCCATCAACCTCAAGGCGCACTTCTTCGCGGCACAGGCCGCGTTGCCGTCGATGCGGCGGCGTGGGGGTGGCAGCGTCATCAACGTCGGCTCGACCAGCTGGAAGCTCAAGGGGGCAGGCTACGCGGCCTACGCGACCTGCAAGTCGGCGGCCACCGGGCTGACGCGCAGCCTGGCTCGCGAGTTCGGTCCCGACAGCATCCGCGTCAACACGTTGACGCCGGGCTGGGTGATGACGGAGCGGCAGCTCGACCGGTGGGTGGACGAGGCCGGGGAACGCGCCATGGACGAGAACCACTGTCTGCCGGGGCGCATCCTGGGAAGCGATGTGGCCGATCTCGCCCTCTTCCTGGCTGCCGACGAGAGCCGGATGATCACGGCACAGGAGTTCGTCATCGACGCAGGGTGGACCTGAGTCGATCGCCCGGGCTGAAGTCTTTGAAGGCTGGCCTGGCGCCCGACGAGGGTCGCCAGGCCAGCTAGCCGGGTCACTGACCTCTGAAGACCACGTCCAGCGGCACGATCATCTCGGCCTCTCCGGTGGCGCTGCACTGGATGCGGCGAACCGCCGGCAGGACGTAGCGCTGATAGGCCTTGGGACCGGAGACCGGCTGCACGTCGACGATCCGGTTTCCTTGAACGCGAAGGGAAACCTTGACGGTGCCATCGATGCCGACTTTGTCGTAGACCCCATCGAGCGCCTGCTGGAGGGTCGCCATGTACCCCGGGCAGGCGATGGATGCCTCGACGCTCACGGGGGCCGGCGGCGGTGCGGGGGGCGCAGGCGGCGCGGGCGGCGGCGGCACGGGCTGCGTCGTCTGGACCGCCGTGATCGTCGGGGCCGCAGGCGCTGCCACGGCCACCTCGGGTGGGGGCACGTACGCGGGCGGCGGCGGCTTGGGCGCCTTCGGCGCATCCACGATCTTCTCGACCTTCCGCGGCGGTGGCGGCGGTGGCGGCGGGGGCGGAGGTGGTGGCGGCGGCAGCTTGACCTCCTGGATGATGCTCGCCTCGAGCGGTTTCTTGACCACCTCGACCGCCTTGCGGGCCAGGCCGGACACGAGGGCATAGCCCAGCAACCCGTGGAAGCCGACCATCACGGCCAGGCCGACGGGGCTGAACTTTCCTTTCGGCTTGAAGTCCCGGCTGGGACGTGGTGCGGGGGCGTTGATTGCGCTGGCATTCATTGGACGAACTGCTCCGAGCCGACGATTCCGATCTTGGTGAGCCCCTGCCGTTGCGCCGAGGCCATGACCCCTGCGACGACTTCATATCGCGCCTTGCGGTCCGGTCGCAGGTGCACCTCCGGCTGGATCGGTTGGGCCGCGATCAGCTCCATGCGACGCTGCAGTTCCGGCATGTCGGGGATGCTCTCGCCGTTCCACAGGATGGTGCTGCTCGCATCGATGTCCAGCCGCAAGACCTCAGGCTCCACCGTCGGCGGCGGCGGGTTGCCGGTCGGCATGTTGATGTCGACGGAATGAAGCTGGATCGGGATGGTGATGATCAGCATGATGAGCAGGACCAGCATCACGTCGATCAGCGGCGTGGTGTTGATGTCCATCATGGGTTCGTCCGCCGTCGCGGTGTATCGACGGGCTTTCGCCTTGTTTTTCATTCGTCACCCGTTGGATGGCGGTTCGGTGATGAACCCGATCTTCGAGATGCCCGCCCGCTGGCACGCATAGATGATGCGGCCGACGGGTTCGTAGTCGCTCTTCCAGTCGCCCCGGATGTGGACGCCCGGCTGGGGCGACATCACGGCCACCTTCTTCAGCCGGTCGACGAGCGCCTCCGTGTCCCTGATGGGCGCGTCGTACCAGTAGATGCGACCCGCACGGTCGACCGAGATGACGATGTCTTCCGGTTTGCTCTCCCGGACTTCGTTGCGCTCTTTCGGCAGATCGACCGGCACCGAGTAGTTCACCACCGGAATCGTGATCAGGAAGATGATCAGCAGGACCAGCATCACGTCGACGAGCGGCGTGGTGTTGATCGTCGAAACGAGCTGGTCTTCTCCGGCACCCGAAGAAGGAATGTTCATGCCCATGGCAGCGCTTCCTCGGCCGGCGTCAGGCCGTCTGCGGTTTCGCGAGCAGGACCGAGTGGAGTTCTCCGCTGAAGTCGCGCACGTTGTCCATCACGGCCGTGTTCCGGCGCAGCAGCCAGTTGTATCCCAGCACCGCGGGCACCGCCACGGCGAGACCGATGGCCGTCATGATGAGTGCCTCGCCCACCGGGCCGGCCACCTTGTCGATGGAGGCCTGGCCCGCGACACCGATGGCGGTCAACGCGTGGTAGATGCCCCAGACGGTGCCGAAGAGGCCGACGAACGGGGAGGTCGAGCCGACGGTCGCCAGCAGCGACATGCCGTTGGACAGGCGACGCTGCACCCGCTCGGTGGCGCGGTGGATCGACAGATCCACCCAGTCGTTGAAGTCCACCGCGGCCCGCAGGCCGCTGTGCTTCTGCGTCGCTTCGATGCCGGCTTCGGCAATGAACCGGAACGGGCTTCCATCGGCCAATCGGGTTGCGCCGGCCTTGACCGTTCCGGCCTCCCAGAAGTCCTTCTCGGCCTTCGCGGCCTGGCGGCCCATGCGGGACTGCTCGAGGAGCTTCGTCACGATGACGTACCAGCTGGCCATGCTCATGATCGCCAGCATCACCAGCACGCCCTTCGCGACGGCGTCACTCTGGCGCCACATCGCTTCCACGCCGTACGGGTTGTCCACCTTGGCGGCCGCGGCCTTGGCGACAGGCGCTGCGGACGCCACGGCGGCCGGCACCGACGACGCGGGTTGATCCGCCTGCGCCACCGCCGCATCCGTACCGACCAGCATTCCCAGGCAAAGGCACGCGGCCGAGGCCACCCGTTGCATCCAATACTTCCGCACACTCATCGTCACTTCTCCAACTGTCAGGTATTGATGGATTGAGCATCCGCGGACCCGAGGTGGTCTTCGCGACGCATGTCATGACGATAGTGAGGGGGGCTGTTCATCGCGATCGGACATGCCCGGGGCTGGGCGAAGCATGTGCCCGATGTGGGGTTCGGGCGCGTGCTCAGGTGACTCAGGGAATCCACCAATCTCCTTCGCCGCGAGATTTCGCTTCAACCCCTCTCCAACGGGGCCTCGGCCGTGGGAGTTCGACGCTTCGAAGCTCACATTAGGAAATCGAATGCAGCACATGGGCTGCGGGATGTCGCTCCCAAGTCCGCCTTTGTCGGTCAGAAGTCACTGAGCAGCGCCTCGCCTTGCGGGCCCTCGCGATCGGGCGGCTCTCTACAATCCGCAGTTCGCCAGCAAGCAGATCCATCATTGTGAAAATCCTGATCGTGGAAGACGAGCCGGAGCTGGCCCAGGCAGTCGCTGCGGCATTTCGAAGAGACAACGCAGTGGTCGACTGCGCCGAGTCGCGTCTGGTGGCCGAACACCTGGTTCTCTCGGGCTCCCACGACGTCGTCGTCCTGGACCGTGGACTTCCCGACGGGGATGGCCTGAAGCTGATCGAATTCATGCGGGACGCCGGATTGGCGGCACCTGTGCTGGTACTGACCGCGATGGGTGAAGTTGCCGAGCGGGTCAAAAGCCTGGACTGCGGTGCCGACGATTACCTGGCCAAGCCGTTTTCCATGGACGAGCTGACAGCGCGGGTGCGCGCGCTGACACGCCGGCCCAGCCTTCGCAGTGCCAACGTGAGCACGCTGGGGCGGCTTCGCTATGACCACGATCGACGCGAGGCGACCTGCGGCGAGGCGTTGCTGGTGCTGACCCGCCGGGAGCTCCTGGTTCTCGACACCCTGCTGCTGCATCGCGGCAGGACCGTGCTTCGAGACACCCTCCAGCAGGGCGTCTACGGCGATGCGGAAGACATTCGCTCGAACTCGCTCGACGCCCACGTTTCGCGTTTGCGGAGCAAACTGCAGGAGGCGGATGCGCAGGTCGAGATCCACGCCATTCGCGGCGTGGGTTACCTGATCAAGGCCACCGTCGCGGCATGAAGATCCAGTCCCTTCGTTGGCGACTGGTCAGGGACCTGGTGGTGCTGCAGGTCGCGGTCAGTTTGCTGGTGTTGTGCGGCCTCCTGATCTTGAGCTGGAGCCTGGACAAGCTTCGCGATGAATCCGGCGACCGGTCGGCAGCGATCCTGGTGGCGGCCCTGGGGCATGGCCCTGATGGGCTGAGTCTGGAGCCGACGGAGGACGTTCGGTGGCTTCAGTCCGAGGCCACGGACTTGTGGTTCGTCGCGCGAGACGACCGTGGCGGCGAGTTGAAGCACGGACACGTGCCTCCTCGCTACCTCTCGCTGATCGATTCGACTTCGGGCTTCGGCGCGGCCTCGCTCGATTTTCCCGTCGTGGAAGATGGGCGTCAGGCCGTGCGGTTGCGGCGCTGGCAGACCGCCGACGGGGCGATCAACCTCGTCGTGAGCACGGGCGCGCCGTTGCGTGTCCATGACGTCTTCCGCGGCACCCTGCTGGCCTTCCTCATCCTGATCGCCCCGATGGCCCTCTTCACGAGCCTCGCGTTCGTGGTGGCCGTGCCCTGGGTCGTCAAGCGCGGACTTCGCGGGCTGCAGCTGATGGGCAAGCGGGCCGAGCGGATCAGCATGACGCAGCGGTCGGAGCGCCTTCCGCTGGACTCGGCGCCGTCCGAGGTGCGGCCTCTGGTCGAGGCTGTCAATCGCGCGTTCGATCGGCTGAATCAGGGCTATCTGCAGCAGGAGCGGTTTCTCGCCGATGCGGCCCATGAACTGCGCACACCCATCGCCACACTTCAGGTGAACATCGAAGCGCTCCCGGAAGGCCCGGGGCGCGCCGCGCTGTTGCGCTCCGTGATTCGCCTCGGAACGTTGGCTGAACAACTCCTCGATCTGCAGAGGCTGGTGCGTCCGACGGCTTCTCGCGAATCGTTCGACCTGAAGCCGCTGTGCGAGAGGGTCGCGGCGGACCTCGCGCCGCTGGCGATCCAGAGCGATTGCAATCTCTCGGTCGAAGCACGTCCGCTCATCGTGACGGGGGACGAGACCTCCATCGAACGCGCATTGAGCAACCTGATCCAGAACGCCATCGAGCACGGTGGCCCGGGTTGTGACATCAATGTCGCGCTCGTGCATCCGGCATGCATCGAAGTCTCCGATTCGGGGCCGGGCATCCCGGAGGCCGAACGTGATCGGGTGGTCGAGCCGTTCCACCGCCTCAAGCCGCGATCTCGCGGCGCCGGTCTGGGCTTGCACTTGGTGGCCGAGGTCGCGCGTCTGCATGGCGGCCGCATGACCGTCGGACGCAGTTCTGCGGGCGGGGCGTTGATCCGGCTCTTCTTGAGCGACCAGGGCGAAACGCCTGCGGTCGATGCGAGTGCAGGGTGAATCCGGGAACGGGTGCCGGGCGCAGGGACGATGGTCAGATCAGTCGTTGGTGTTTCTCGAGTTGACGGAGCACCTGTTCTCCGTCGCCTTCGCACACGACTTCCACGATGGTCCGATGCCCGAAGTCTGGCAACTGTCGGCCAGCCAGCCAGCGCTTCGCCTTCAGCCGGTCGGCCTCCAGCTGGTACGCCAAGTCTGCGATCTCTCGCATCATCCGCCTTCTCATCGTCATGCGCTCGTTCCGGTCATCGATCTTCGACAGGATGATCGGCCTGGACCATTGCGCCAACATTGCGTGGTCACGGCATGCGCTTCGGGGGAGCGCGATAGCGATGGGCGGCAGGTCGCCGCCCTCACGCGCCGCAGTACCTCGAGGCTTCTTGTGAAAGCCGAGGTCCGTTGTCTCCGGTGAAGGCATTGGAACAGCGGTCAGGGTCTTTGCAGAGGCGGAGATGTCCTCAACGGCGACCGCGTTCACGGTGCGTCGGTGCAAGGGACATCTGCGCTTCGGATGAGGGTTAACGCTGAGCGGTACGGTCGCGAGTTCGGAATCACCCTTCGCTGCGGGCCGTGCCGGGCCGAAAACGCCTGGAACGGCGGCCCCATTAGTTCCACTAACCCAGAGGATGCTCGCCTTCGCGGCCATAAGAATCCGCGCGGGTGCGCAATAGTTCCAGAGGTTCCACGGACAACCTGACGATATCCCCGCGATGGAGTGGTTCAATCATCTCGACCCAGACGCGCTGCTGGCCTTCAACCTGATCCTCGGGATCTCCATGTCGGTGATCCTGGTGGTCACACGCCTCGGGCTCGGGAATGCCGCCGGCCGGGTCGACGTGTGGCTCGTCGGCTCGTTTCTCCTGCTCGCCGCGCGGCTTGCCGTTCCGCTCGGCCAGTTGCTGCTGCCCGTCGCCTGGGAGGTCGACACCTCGGAGATCGTCTTCCCGCTGGTGCTCGCGGGGCTGTACTGGCAGGCCGAGGGGATGCGGGTCCTGCACCGAGGGCCGACCCGGTTGAGACGGATCGTCATCGTCTCGTTGACGTTGGCCGTGGTCGCCGGCCTGGTGCAGTCACGCATCGACGAGCGGGTTCTCCCCGCGCTGCTGTGCGCCGTCAACCTTCTCCTGATCCGGAACGCCGTCCTTCTCGGGCGGCACTTCTGGGGCGGCCGGTTGCTGGCCGTGGCGGCATCCATCCTGCTGACGTTCAACGTGCTCATGGTCACGGCGGCAGGCCACTCTCCAGAGGAGATCGGGCGCAGGGCGCTGCTCCTGGAGATGGTCTGGGCCCTGTTCAGCACCGCGGGCTTCCTGCAGTGCCTGTACCAGGACATCCGCGACCGGCTGGCAGCCGCGGCCGTCACCGATGCCCTGACCGGCGCGATGAACCGCACGGGCCTGATGCCCATGCTCCGCCGGGACATCGAACTGGCGCGGCGTGACGGTGACCTGTCGGTCGTCCTCTGCGATCTGGATCATTTCAAGTCCATCAACGATACGCTCGGCCATCCCACGGGGGACAAGGTGCTGCAGCGCTTCGTGGCGAAGGCGAAGGGGTGCCTGCGGGCCAGCGACCTCCTGGGTCGATGGGGGGGCGAGGAGTTCCTGGTGGTGCTGCCGAAGAGCACCTTGGCCGAAGCCGTGTCCGTGGCCGAACGTGTCCAGCAGACCATCGCCGAATGCGAGGCGGCACCGAAGTTCACCTTCAGCGCGGGCATCGCGTGCGCCAGTGAGGCGCGAGTTCGATACAACCTGGAGGAACTCCTTGCCGTCGCGGACGAGCGCCTGTACGTGGCGAAGCGCACGCGCAACACGGTGGTGTCGACGGACGGCCCCGCCTCGAGTCAGAGGGAGTCCGAGCAACGGTCTGACGAACCGGCTTCGTGATGGGCGAGGCCTTTCCGGCGGGACGCGGCGATCAAGCGCCTGGTGTCTTGCGCAGGTGAGCGCGGCTGCTCGGCACGTGCAATGTCATGCAGCCTTATCTCACCCGCTTCACGGGAAAGATGGCGAGCGCCGCAATCAAGGTCAGCACCATCGCCGTCAACCAGATCATGCGATAGCCCCCGGTTGCCGCCAGAACTCCGCCAGCCATGATGGGACCGATGGCCTGGCCGAGATTGCTGGCCAGAGCCCCGATCCCGAGGTCGCGCCCTGCGGCGTCCTTGTCCGGCAGCACGTCGATCAGCAGCGCCTGGTCGACCACCAGGAACGTGCCCACGGCGATGCCGGCGAGCACGTGTTGGGCGTACAAGGCCCAGAGTGCCGGCCAGACGAATGGCACGGCCATGGAAACCGAGAGCAGGATCGAAGCGCCGATGACGAATGGCTTGCGCCGATGGATCCTGTCCGACCAGCGGCCCGAGATCACCATGGCGAGCAACGTGGCAGGCAAGCCAACGACATGCAGAAGCGGCATGGTCCGGGCTGCTTCCTCCGGGTTCAGGCCCGGCTCGATGTAGGACTGCAACATGTAGATGCCGAAGGTGCTGCTGACGCTGTAGCCGAACAGCATCACGACCCGCGCGACGAAGACCCAGCGGAAGTCGGCATGGCGCAGCGCCACGGTGAAGGACTTCAGGTGGCCGGCGACGGAAACCTTGTCCAGGGGCAGCGCCCCGGATGAAGCGTCACGGCTCAGCGTGACGAACAGCAAGGTGACCAAGCAGACGGTCACCCCGAAGATCAAGTAACTGCCGGTGCCGAGCTTGCCAAAGGCAGCGCCCGCCACCCCGAGGCCGATCACATAGCCGATGAGCAGACCGATGCCAGCCACTGCGGACATCATCCCGCGCTTCAAGGCGGGCACCCGGTCCACGATGGTCGCGCTGAGGGGGCCGCCGACGAAGGCATGAGCGACGGAAGCCAAGGTGTAGCCGGCGATCAACTGCCCGACAGAGTCTGCAAGGTACATCGTCAGCACTCCCAGCATCGCCAGCGCCGCCCCTGCGACCATCCAGGGCGCGCGGCGCCCCCAGCGGCTTCGTGTCCTGTCCGACGCCACGCCAACGGCTGGTTGGAGGGCCATGGTGGCGGCGATGGCCAACGAAGCGGCGAGCGAAACGTCGGAGGCCTTCGCGGCCTCGAAGGCTGTCAGCACGCCGAGCAACTTCTGTTGTTCGGCCGAGGGACTGACGGCACCCGCTGCCACCTGAGCCTTCAAGGCGATCAACTCCTGCAAGTTGACCTGGCCCATTGCGCCGACAAAGAATTGCGCGAACTCGAGCTGCTGGATGTGCAATGGCAGGATGACAGTGCCGATGCCGCCCAGGATGGCTGTCAAGGACAGCGCGACGAGGAGGTAGCAGGCCATGTAGCGCCCCATCGAAGAGCCGGTTGGGGCTGCGGAAGACGGGTCTCCGGACTCGGGGAAGGTCGCAGTGGCTGTTTTCATGACGAGGTGGATGCGCGAGGCCAGGGATGACACCCGCAAGCGTGGCTTCCGACAACGCGGGGACTTCGTTCGCGCAGGTGAAGGCCTTGCCACGCTGGGGTGCGCGGAGGTGGCGCAGTGAAGCTTCCACCTGAATTCATTGTGTCCACGGCGCGCGCCATATCAATTAGCGCGATTCGGCGCCCCGAGTAGCAAGGCTAATGCGGCCGGGCGAGAGCGTGTGCGGAGGCGCGGCCTTGCGGCGAATGCGACCGGTTCATAGGGGAATACCTTCAGGGTTCTCCGACGTCACCGAACCGGGACGCCGTTGGCGGGGGGGCTCGGTACAGGGAAAGCTGCGGTGCGTTCAGGGTGGGCGTCTTGCACGATTGCCGGTATCCACGCTGCCCCCAGTCCCGCTTCGCGAACGAACACCGGGGACCGGGCATGGGCGCGACTGACAACGACAACGGACCCATGCGCCAAAAGATTGCCGTCCTCATCGGGACCCCTGTTCTTGCCCTGGCCGCCTACGCGCAAACGGTGGACCCCCGCGACTTCGCTGCGCCCCCGGCCCGGCACCGGCCGACCGTGACGACAGAAGAAGGCGCGGGGTACCGTGCGCCGCTGGACATGGTGGCGCGACGTGCGGTTGAGGAACTCGATGCGGGCAGCATCATGGTCAGCCCGCAAGGAGACAAGGCTCGCGCGCTGCCGATCGACAGGGCGGGGCTTTCCCCTTTCGTGCTCGGCTTGTTGGATACCTATCCCAGAGGTGCGAGCCCGTGGCTTCCGAAGGCGCTGCCCGGTGAGGCCGGCTTGGGCAGCTACCTGGCGGACGGCATGTCTGGTCCCGGCCGGCCTGCCGGCCTGGGCTACATGACCCCCGAGTGGTTCGCCAAGATGCGTGAACTGCTCAACTTGGCCAAGGTGAATGGGCGAACCGCGATCTACTACGACGAGGCCGGCTTTCCGAGTGGCAGCGCCGATCACACCCTTCCGGCACGCTTCAATCGCAAGCTGCTTCGTCGCGAGGAATCGACGGTCTCATCCCGCCAGCCGTTCAGCTTCGACCTGTCCCAGGGCGAGCGTCCGGTGGCTGTCGTTGCGCTGGATACCTCAACCGGCAAGCGGGTTGACCTCCTGGCAGAAGCGAAGGACGAAAAGATCGAATGGCTCGCGCCGCGAGGCAACTGGCGTGTTCAGCGCTACTACGTTTCGACGTCGGTGTCCAAGAAGCTGAAGCCAGACTATTTCGCCGCGGCGGACTACCTCGATCCGGAGGCAGCCCGCTGGTTCATTGCAAACAGCTACGACCGCGCTTACGGCGGATTGTCCGAGTTCTTCGGTTCGACCATCCGCTTCACCTTCTTCGATGACGTGGGCATCTTCCCCGACGAGAAGACATGGCACCCCACCATCGCTGAACGATTCCAGAAGATCACCGGGCGGCCTGCAGCGCTGTACTACCCGGCTCTATGGGATGAGATCGGGCCGGACACCGCCGCTGCGCGCGTTGGCTTCTACAAGGCACGAGCCGAGTTGCTGGGCGAGGCCTTTCCCAAGCTCGTCACGGAGTGGGCGCATCAGCACGGCGTTCTCTCCACCGGGCACGCGCCTGGCAACTTCGACCTCCAGCCGACCGACATGAGCGGTGACCCGTTCAAGTTCTACGCCTACACCGACGTGCCGATGGCCGACGTGCTGTGGGGCCTGGGCTTTGCGCGCGGGGGCTTCAAGCTGGTCAGTTCCGTGTCCGCGCAGCGAGACCTCCCGTTGACCGCAGCCGAAGCATTCAGCGTCACGCATGACGCCAACGGCTATCGCCGCATGATCGAGCTCTTCACGCGCGGGTTCAACCACTTCATCCTCGGTGGTCGCAATCCTTCACAAGCTCACGGCACGGGGGCCGAGCTCAGCCAATGGGCTGGCAGAAGTTCCTATCTCCTGCAAGGGGGCCGGCACGTGGCCGACATTGCGATGCTGTTCCCGATCGAGTCGTTGCAAGCCTTCTTTGCTTTCAACGCGCCGGAGAATTCAGCCGCGTTGCCCACGGGCGCCCATGCCTATCGCGATGCCGACTACCAGGCTGTCGGCGAGATGCTGTTCAGCGAACTGCATCGCGACTTCACCTTCGTGCACCCTGATGCGCTCGGTGGTGACAAACTGCAGGTGCGAGGCCGCGAACTGGTGATGCAGAACAGGGTCAACGAGGAGCGATTCCGAGTGCTGCTGCTGCCAGGCGGCGACGTGCTGGCGGTGGCTGCACTCGAGAAGGCCAAGGCCTTCTTCGATGCCGGTGGCAGCATCGTGGCGACGTCGCTCTTGCCCACGCGCTCCGCCGAGTTCGGTGCGGACCGGCGAGTGAAGAAGCTGGTCTCCGAGATCTTCGGAGACTTGGCCGCCAGCGGTACGCCAGGCGAGATCCGCCGCAACGGTGCCGGCGGTCAAGCGGTGTTCTTGCCGAATCCGAGTGCAGGCCTTCTGGCCTCGACCTTCGAGCGCCTCGGGTTGCTGCCCGACCTCGCGTTCCAGCCGCGGCCGACGGCTACGACGGGCAACGGCGTCTTCAACTACATTCATCGCCAACGTGATGGCCGCGACATCTACTACTTCGGCAACTCCAGTGACACGCCCGTCCGCACGCTCGTCACATTGCGCGGCCGACTGGAACAGGTGCAACTGTGGAATCCGCACGACGGGAGGTCGCAGGATGCGGAAGGCTTGAAGTATCGATCGGTCCAGGGCGAGACGGTGACGGATGTCGAACTGTCGGTGCCTGCGGTGTCGTCGGTCGCGCTGGTCGGCCGAGCGGCCGCGCCGTGACGGGGACGCGTCCCGGCGCTGCAAGACGCCGTCCCGGCAAACGGTTCGACTAGTCGAGAGTCAAAAGCACCTTCACCGACCCATCGATGGCGGATGAATCGATGTATCCGATCGCCTTGGGATTGGCCGCGATTTCTCGCTTCAGCGCCGTGGCATCAGCGAACTCCTTGGGTGGTCGGCCCTTGCCCGTGAAGACGATGCGAGCCCAGGTTGCTTTCATCTGCGACACTTCGCGCCCCATGGCCTTGTCGTAGAACTGCGCCTTCGTGGGCG
This genomic stretch from Piscinibacter gummiphilus harbors:
- a CDS encoding SDR family NAD(P)-dependent oxidoreductase; this translates as MKNSSAIYPSLAGRHIFITGGSSGIGGDMVAAFARQGARVSFVGRSASSAEKVVRACEGAAVQPHFIPVDLADVDALRAAFGEAIERSGDLDVLVNNAANDERHAFLEVTPEYFDQRVAINLKAHFFAAQAALPSMRRRGGGSVINVGSTSWKLKGAGYAAYATCKSAATGLTRSLAREFGPDSIRVNTLTPGWVMTERQLDRWVDEAGERAMDENHCLPGRILGSDVADLALFLAADESRMITAQEFVIDAGWT
- a CDS encoding GGDEF domain-containing protein, giving the protein MEWFNHLDPDALLAFNLILGISMSVILVVTRLGLGNAAGRVDVWLVGSFLLLAARLAVPLGQLLLPVAWEVDTSEIVFPLVLAGLYWQAEGMRVLHRGPTRLRRIVIVSLTLAVVAGLVQSRIDERVLPALLCAVNLLLIRNAVLLGRHFWGGRLLAVAASILLTFNVLMVTAAGHSPEEIGRRALLLEMVWALFSTAGFLQCLYQDIRDRLAAAAVTDALTGAMNRTGLMPMLRRDIELARRDGDLSVVLCDLDHFKSINDTLGHPTGDKVLQRFVAKAKGCLRASDLLGRWGGEEFLVVLPKSTLAEAVSVAERVQQTIAECEAAPKFTFSAGIACASEARVRYNLEELLAVADERLYVAKRTRNTVVSTDGPASSQRESEQRSDEPAS
- a CDS encoding MotA/TolQ/ExbB proton channel family protein — protein: MSVRKYWMQRVASAACLCLGMLVGTDAAVAQADQPASSVPAAVASAAPVAKAAAAKVDNPYGVEAMWRQSDAVAKGVLVMLAIMSMASWYVIVTKLLEQSRMGRQAAKAEKDFWEAGTVKAGATRLADGSPFRFIAEAGIEATQKHSGLRAAVDFNDWVDLSIHRATERVQRRLSNGMSLLATVGSTSPFVGLFGTVWGIYHALTAIGVAGQASIDKVAGPVGEALIMTAIGLAVAVPAVLGYNWLLRRNTAVMDNVRDFSGELHSVLLAKPQTA
- a CDS encoding response regulator — encoded protein: MKILIVEDEPELAQAVAAAFRRDNAVVDCAESRLVAEHLVLSGSHDVVVLDRGLPDGDGLKLIEFMRDAGLAAPVLVLTAMGEVAERVKSLDCGADDYLAKPFSMDELTARVRALTRRPSLRSANVSTLGRLRYDHDRREATCGEALLVLTRRELLVLDTLLLHRGRTVLRDTLQQGVYGDAEDIRSNSLDAHVSRLRSKLQEADAQVEIHAIRGVGYLIKATVAA
- a CDS encoding ExbD/TolR family protein, with the protein product MKNKAKARRYTATADEPMMDINTTPLIDVMLVLLIMLIITIPIQLHSVDINMPTGNPPPPTVEPEVLRLDIDASSTILWNGESIPDMPELQRRMELIAAQPIQPEVHLRPDRKARYEVVAGVMASAQRQGLTKIGIVGSEQFVQ
- a CDS encoding energy transducer TonB — its product is MNASAINAPAPRPSRDFKPKGKFSPVGLAVMVGFHGLLGYALVSGLARKAVEVVKKPLEASIIQEVKLPPPPPPPPPPPPPPPRKVEKIVDAPKAPKPPPPAYVPPPEVAVAAPAAPTITAVQTTQPVPPPPAPPAPPAPPPAPVSVEASIACPGYMATLQQALDGVYDKVGIDGTVKVSLRVQGNRIVDVQPVSGPKAYQRYVLPAVRRIQCSATGEAEMIVPLDVVFRGQ
- a CDS encoding sensor histidine kinase — encoded protein: MKIQSLRWRLVRDLVVLQVAVSLLVLCGLLILSWSLDKLRDESGDRSAAILVAALGHGPDGLSLEPTEDVRWLQSEATDLWFVARDDRGGELKHGHVPPRYLSLIDSTSGFGAASLDFPVVEDGRQAVRLRRWQTADGAINLVVSTGAPLRVHDVFRGTLLAFLILIAPMALFTSLAFVVAVPWVVKRGLRGLQLMGKRAERISMTQRSERLPLDSAPSEVRPLVEAVNRAFDRLNQGYLQQERFLADAAHELRTPIATLQVNIEALPEGPGRAALLRSVIRLGTLAEQLLDLQRLVRPTASRESFDLKPLCERVAADLAPLAIQSDCNLSVEARPLIVTGDETSIERALSNLIQNAIEHGGPGCDINVALVHPACIEVSDSGPGIPEAERDRVVEPFHRLKPRSRGAGLGLHLVAEVARLHGGRMTVGRSSAGGALIRLFLSDQGETPAVDASAG
- a CDS encoding MFS transporter; this translates as MACYLLVALSLTAILGGIGTVILPLHIQQLEFAQFFVGAMGQVNLQELIALKAQVAAGAVSPSAEQQKLLGVLTAFEAAKASDVSLAASLAIAATMALQPAVGVASDRTRSRWGRRAPWMVAGAALAMLGVLTMYLADSVGQLIAGYTLASVAHAFVGGPLSATIVDRVPALKRGMMSAVAGIGLLIGYVIGLGVAGAAFGKLGTGSYLIFGVTVCLVTLLFVTLSRDASSGALPLDKVSVAGHLKSFTVALRHADFRWVFVARVVMLFGYSVSSTFGIYMLQSYIEPGLNPEEAARTMPLLHVVGLPATLLAMVISGRWSDRIHRRKPFVIGASILLSVSMAVPFVWPALWALYAQHVLAGIAVGTFLVVDQALLIDVLPDKDAAGRDLGIGALASNLGQAIGPIMAGGVLAATGGYRMIWLTAMVLTLIAALAIFPVKRVR
- a CDS encoding ExbD/TolR family protein, yielding MGMNIPSSGAGEDQLVSTINTTPLVDVMLVLLIIFLITIPVVNYSVPVDLPKERNEVRESKPEDIVISVDRAGRIYWYDAPIRDTEALVDRLKKVAVMSPQPGVHIRGDWKSDYEPVGRIIYACQRAGISKIGFITEPPSNG